The genomic window TCAAACGCTTTCAAATAGAGTATTACCTCAGTTTTTACATACCGAATTATTACTGAATCAGATTGTAAAAGGTGAAATGGGGGCTCTACGAATTGGCATGGAATGTCATCCTTGTTATCAATGGTTACTTAGAGTCATTCAGCCTTATCTAGAACAGTGGCCGGACATTGATATGGACGTGAAACAGGAGTTCCAGTTTGGCGCTTTAGGTGCATTGCTTAGCTACGAAATAGATGTACTTATCACACCAGATCCACTCTTTAAACCTAAAATAGTCTACATACCTGTTTTTGACTATGAACATAGGCTGGTCATTTCAGCGTCTCACAAACTTGCAAAGCAAGATTTTGTTTTACCCGAGCAGTTAAGCGAAGAGGTACTCTTTAGTTACCCAGTTGAGCCGCAAAGGCTCGATATCTTTAGTCAATTTCTTAATCCAGCAAAATGTTCAGTAAAAAAACACAAAAACATTGAAACAACTGAGATCATGTTACAAATGGTCGCTGCTGGTCGAGGTATTTGTGCTTTACCGGGCTGGCTAGTAGATGA from Colwellia sp. PAMC 20917 includes these protein-coding regions:
- a CDS encoding LysR family transcriptional regulator; amino-acid sequence: MLERIHLEILTAIKEHGTLTKAADSLHLSQSALSHSIKKLEGLIATPIWKKEGRNLRLTAAGERIQTLSNRVLPQFLHTELLLNQIVKGEMGALRIGMECHPCYQWLLRVIQPYLEQWPDIDMDVKQEFQFGALGALLSYEIDVLITPDPLFKPKIVYIPVFDYEHRLVISASHKLAKQDFVLPEQLSEEVLFSYPVEPQRLDIFSQFLNPAKCSVKKHKNIETTEIMLQMVAAGRGICALPGWLVDEYSKSMPIKSLRFGDKGISKQIFVGIRKTDQNIDYLNDFIAQAKKTK